One genomic window of Arthrobacter sp. KBS0703 includes the following:
- a CDS encoding DUF3710 domain-containing protein has protein sequence MVFGRGRKAKKHEAAEPEDVQADIAADSADDAADGRSATGPFDVSEISSRDGYVDLGALLIAPREGLQLRLEVEEATQRVVAVTMDLDGSSLQLQAFAAPRSEGLWEEIREQIGQSVGSQGGQVEEVTGDFGTELVAKLPAGAADGSQGYRVARFIGIDGPRWFLRGVFGGEAAIDRGAAAGLEDLFRKIVVIRGDNPMPPRDLLQLRLPKDATGSVPPGAPEFEQPERGPEITQIG, from the coding sequence ATGGTTTTTGGGCGTGGCAGGAAAGCCAAGAAGCACGAGGCGGCAGAGCCTGAGGACGTCCAGGCGGACATCGCGGCCGATTCAGCTGACGACGCCGCCGACGGCCGCAGCGCCACCGGCCCCTTCGATGTCTCCGAGATCAGCAGCCGCGACGGCTACGTGGATCTCGGCGCCCTCCTCATTGCACCGCGTGAGGGTCTCCAGCTGAGGCTTGAGGTCGAAGAGGCAACGCAGCGGGTCGTGGCAGTGACCATGGACCTGGACGGCTCGAGCCTGCAGCTGCAGGCCTTCGCTGCGCCGCGCTCGGAAGGCCTCTGGGAGGAAATCCGCGAACAGATCGGCCAGTCCGTGGGCAGCCAGGGCGGCCAGGTGGAGGAAGTCACCGGTGACTTCGGCACGGAGCTGGTGGCCAAGCTGCCGGCCGGAGCTGCCGACGGCAGCCAGGGCTACCGCGTTGCCCGGTTCATCGGCATCGACGGTCCCCGCTGGTTCCTCCGCGGGGTATTCGGCGGCGAAGCAGCGATTGACCGCGGTGCGGCAGCCGGCCTGGAGGATCTGTTCCGTAAAATCGTTGTGATCCGCGGCGACAACCCCATGCCTCCCCGTGACCTCTTGCAGCTGCGGCTCCCCAAGGATGCCACGGGCTCGGTGCCGCCCGGAGCGCCGGAGTTCGAGCAGCCCGAACGCGGTCCGGAGATCACCCAGATTGGTTGA
- the dut gene encoding dUTP diphosphatase — protein sequence MTDETTPITPPPHAAAPAGPAEPFPAGFGSPTVQVQLKMLDAGLEAPSYAHPGDAGADLRAREDVVLQPGERRLVPTGVSIALPHGFVALIHPRSGLATKHGLTVVNAPGTVDAGYRGEIAVTLLNTDRDQAIELRRGDRIAQMVIQRVEHAQFVAVGELNDSVRGAGGFGSTGGFNVPDA from the coding sequence GTGACTGACGAAACAACGCCTATTACGCCTCCGCCGCATGCAGCGGCACCCGCCGGCCCGGCAGAGCCCTTTCCCGCAGGGTTCGGGTCGCCAACTGTGCAGGTTCAATTGAAAATGCTCGACGCCGGCCTGGAAGCACCGTCCTACGCCCACCCCGGCGACGCCGGAGCCGATTTGCGGGCCCGCGAGGATGTTGTGCTGCAGCCAGGCGAGCGGCGGCTGGTGCCGACCGGCGTCTCCATCGCCCTTCCGCACGGCTTTGTGGCCCTCATCCACCCGCGCTCGGGCCTCGCCACGAAACACGGGCTGACGGTGGTTAACGCGCCGGGCACCGTCGATGCGGGGTACCGCGGCGAAATCGCCGTGACGCTGCTAAACACCGACCGTGACCAGGCAATAGAACTGCGCCGCGGCGATAGAATTGCACAGATGGTCATCCAGCGCGTGGAGCATGCGCAGTTCGTCGCCGTGGGGGAGTTGAACGACTCCGTCCGCGGTGCCGGAGGCTTCGGCTCCACGGGCGGCTTCAACGTTCCGGACGCCTAG